CATCGGATGCTTGACCTTCGTCATCTCGGTGACGAGGTCGGCGGCGTCGATCAGCTGCTGCGGGGCGTCGCGGCCCGTGATGACGACGTGTTGGGTGCCCGGCCGCGACGTCAGCACCGCGATCACGTCGTCGACGTCGACCCAGCCCCACTTCAGCGGATAGGTGAACTCGTCGAGCACGTAGAAGTCGTGGCGCTCCTCGGCCAGCCGGCGGGTGATCTCGGCCCAGCCGTCGGCCGTGGCCGCCGCATGATCGTCCTCGCTGCCGTGCTTGCGCGACCACGACCAGCCCGCACCCATCTTGTGCCATTCGACAGGGCCGCCGAGCCCCTGTTCGTCGTGCAGTCGACCCAACTGGGCGAAGGCGGCCTCCTCGCCGACCTTCCATTTGGCGCTCTTGACGAACTGGAACACCGCAATCGAGAAACCCTGGTTCCACGCCCGCAACGCCATACCGAACGCCGCCGTCGACTTACCCTTGCCCGCGCCGGTGTGCACCGCCAGCAGCGGGGCGTTGCGGCGCGCGCGGGTGGTCAGCCCGTCGGCGGGG
The nucleotide sequence above comes from Mycolicibacterium moriokaense. Encoded proteins:
- the cobO gene encoding cob(I)yrinic acid a,c-diamide adenosyltransferase, encoding MPQGQPTTVPADGLTTRARRNAPLLAVHTGAGKGKSTAAFGMALRAWNQGFSIAVFQFVKSAKWKVGEEAAFAQLGRLHDEQGLGGPVEWHKMGAGWSWSRKHGSEDDHAAATADGWAEITRRLAEERHDFYVLDEFTYPLKWGWVDVDDVIAVLTSRPGTQHVVITGRDAPQQLIDAADLVTEMTKVKHPMDVGRKGQKGIEW